The Streptomyces capitiformicae genome contains the following window.
CTCCCGCCAGTACTCGTCCGACCGCCCCACAGCCACCTCGTACGTCTCCAAGAACGCGAGATGCGCCACCGGATCCAGCAACGCGGCCAGCCTCAACTCCCGCACCGCCCGCCACTCCTCGGCCCGGACGGCCCGAACCACATACCCCTCAGGTACGGCACTCTCAAAACTCGGCCCCAGATGCATGCCGGCCACCGTAATACCGGGGTACTACACCCCTCACCCGGTTTCCCGCCCCGGCCGGACGCCCCGTCCCCCGCCCCGGCCGAACATCGAACGCATGATTACGGCAGAGGCCCTCACAAAACGCTACGGCGACCGAACAGCCGTCGACGACCTGTCGTTCACGGTCTCCCACCGTACGAGGATGACCCCGTGACAAGCGAGCAGGCCCGACACCAAGGCAGACCCGGCGCACTCGGCGCGCACGACGACTGGCGACCGACCGGCCCTCAGCCGCTCACCCGCCACTTCCAACGCCTGACCCAGAAAGCCCGAGATCTCGACCGCCGCCGCCCCTTCGTGTGGGACCTGCTCGTCACCGGCTTCTACGTGACGGCCGCCCTGATCGACTCCCTGAGCGGCGGCTGGGAACGCGTCACCGAGTACCCCACGCTCCCCGGCTGGCTCGTCGTCACCATCTCCCTGGGCCTCACGCTCCCCCTCCTCTGGCGCCGCACCCACCCCTTCGCGGTCATCGTGACGATGTTCCCGTTCGCCGTCGTCAACACCTGGACCGGCGCCTTCTTCCAAGCATCGATGCTCCTGCTCCTCGCCCTCTTCCACGTCGCCCTGCGCACTCGCCTACGCACCCTGCTGTGGTCGTACGCCCTGACCGTCCAGCCCTTCGTGGTGGGCGGCCTCCGTTTCCCCGCCGAACAGGGCTTCGACCAGAACGTCGTGCCGACGGCGATGAGCCTCGCCCTCGCGGCAGCCGTCGGCATCGCGGTCCGCAGCCGCAAGGAGTACCTCGCCTCCCTGATCGAACGCGCCCGCCAGGCCGAAGTCGAACGCGACCAGCAGCTCCGCCTCGCCGCCTCCGCCGAACGCGCCCGGATAGCCCGCGAGATGCACGACATCATCGGCCACAACCTCTCCGTCATCACCGGCCTGGCCGACGGCGGCCGTTACGCGGCGACGAAGAACCCCGCCCGCGCCGCCGAAGCCCTGACGGCCATCGCCACCACCAGCCGCCAGGCCCTCTCCGAACTACGCCGCCTCCTCGACGTCCTGCGCGACGAACCCGAGAACGACCCGAACGGAAAGGAACCCGCACCACCGGCCGAACTCACCCCCCAACCCACCCTCACCGACCTCGACAACCTCATCACCGGCGTACGCTCCGCCGGTCTCCCCGTCCACACCACGATCCACGGCACCTCCACGCTCTCCCCCGGCCGCCAGCTCACGGTCTACCGAATCATCCAGGAAGCCCTCACCAACACCCTCAAACACGCGGGCCCCGGCGCCACCGCGGAACTCGTCATGTCGTACGAGGCAGCGGGCGCCGTCTCCCTCACGATCACCGACACCAGCCGCTCCACCCCCACCTCGCCCTCCCCCTCCAACAGAGGCCGTGGACTCCCCGGCATGCGCGAGCGAACCGCCCTGTACAACGGCACACTTGAGACCGGCCCGCTCCCGCACCCGGAACGCGGCTGGCGAGTCCACCTTCACCTACCGGAGGAAACCCCGCAGTGACCACCGTCCTCATCGTCGACGACCAGCCCCTCCAGCGCTTGGGTTTCCGCATGCTCCTGGAGAGCCAGGACGACATGACGGTCCTCGGTGAGGCACCGGGAGGCAGCGAGGCAGTCCGTATGACGGCCGAGTTGCACCCCGACGTGGTCCTCATGGACGTGCGCATGCCCGGCCTGGACGGCATCGAGGCCACCCGCCGCATCGTCTCCTCCGGCGACCGCACCCGCGTCCTCATCCTCACCACTTTCGACCTCGACGAGTACGCCTACGCGGGCCTCCGCGCCGGCGCCTCCGGTTTCCTGGTCAAGGACGCCGAGCCCGAAGACCTCCTGTCAGGCATCCGCGCCGTGGCGACGGGCGACGCGGTGGTGGCCCCCAGCCTGACCCGCCGACTCCTGGACGCCTACGCCCACCATCTGCCGGCCCCCGGAGAACCCGCCGAGCCCTCCCGCCCCGACTCACGTCTCTCGTCTCTCACGGACCGCGAACTGGAAATCCTCACGGTCATCGGCAAGGGCTGGACGAACACCGAAATAGCCGCCCGTCTCCACCTGGCGGAGTCGACAGTGAAAACACATGTGAGCCGCATCCTCGCGAAGACCGGCTCACGGGACCGCATCCAGGCGGTGATCCTGGCGTACGACACCAAGCTGGTGGAACCGTCCTGAAACGCAAAAAGGCCCACACCAAATGGTGTGGGCCTTTCGCAATATTTGTTCGGCGGTGTCCTACTCTCCCACAGGGTCCCCCCTGCACGGAGAGTGGCGGGGTGTGAGGCTGCCTCCGGCAGGACCAACGCCCGGAGGACACAGAGAGACAGAGGGAGAGACAGGAAGAGAGAGGAGGCGAGGAGTTACCCCGGGTAGACGGGCTGTAGGACCACGGTCAGGAGCAGGCCCAGCCCCAGACACCCCGGACCGGCCACACGGTCCACCACACCCCCACGGACGCGCGGAGGCCCCGCCGACGCGCAACACACCAACCCCACCCCATCCCCGACACCTGCCGCACCACCCCACCACCGGACCCACCCTTTCTCTCATTCGGGCAGGGAGAGCGGCAGCAGAGGGGATGTCAGTTCCCCGACCACGACGGAAAGGCCAGCTGACCAGGCACGCCCAGAGGCCGGCCACCGGGCAGAGGCAGGAGATGGGGCAAGAGATAGCGCAGGAGTTTGCGCGTGGGGTGGTGCAACAGATCAGGATTGCTGTATTATGGAACATGTCGGAAGGGGTGGCCCCCTAACCGGCACCGCCGAACGTTCGTCAACAGAAAGGCGTAAGCGTGGAAATCGTCATCAGCGGAGGCAAGGTCACTCCCCACGTCGACGAGATCACGACCCCTCGGGCCGAAAAGGCCCGCCGGATCGCCAATTTCCTCCCGCGCCCGGAACTCCTGCGGGACGCCGTCATCGAGCACAACCAGGACGACAACACCACGTCTATTCGGTTCGAGACCACGGCCGGTCCGATCCGGATTCTTCTGCCGGTCGCTCAGGGGTTTGAGTTCCACATCATTCACGACAGCGACACCGGGCCCCGCATTCTCGGAACCTTCCGGGGCGCATCCCTTTCGGTGCGAGCCGTCGCATTCCGCATCAGCGAATTTCTGCGGACGCGCGGACTGAAGTAAAAGGCAGTTTCGGGGGCCCGGTCCACCGGGCCCCCGGGCAGCCCCAGCACCCACACCAACCGGAGGGACAGTCACTGTGAGCATGACGAGCATTGAGCCCGCCCACCGCGCCATTCCGGCGAGCGAGGGCGAGCGAGAGCAAATGGAAGCCGCTTTCCGCGCGGCACTGGAACAGCTTCCTGAGAACACCGGTTTCCCGCACGACGTGCGCGAGCTGGCCCGGCCACTTTTCGAGGTGGGATGGATCTCTGGGGTACGGACCGGGCACACCGGGCCCGCACTGGCCGACGTGCCGTTGCCGCCCCATACGTTCGGTACGGCACTGTCCAACCTGTCCTCCGCCATGCATGCGGACAGTGGCCCCAGCATCGGGCAGTTGGTCAGTTACCACGGGTCGCAGGAGTGCTGCCACGGCCGCTACTGGGTGACGCGCATTGAGCGCGAACTGGACCGCCGAGGCCGAGAGTCCACGCTCTACCGCCTCAGCGAGTACAGGAACGGCGCATTCGTCACCGCACTGACCGGAGTCCATACGTGGAGCGTCACGGCACTGCCGCAGCACTGGCAGCGGTAAGCCCACACGGAAGGGAACTGATCATGAGTCAGAGGATCGCCAAGCAGCTCAAGACTCACCCGCGCGCCTATGTGGTCAAGGAAGAGGGCCGCGACCGGACCGGAACCATGCGCTACCGCGCACAGGTCAAGTACCTCGCAGTCGGTGACACACTCGCCGGTTTCGGCAAGGTTCTGGAGTGGTCGGAGACAGACGCAGTCGACGGGTGGCGGATGTTCCGGATGGTCACCGAGCGCCCGCAGTACTACCCGGTCGAGACCAACGTGTTCAACGTGCCGGAGTACCTCTACTACGGCATCACCGCCCTTGCCGAGCAAGGCGAGTGATCTGATGCGGCACAAGCCGCCGCAGTCGTAGCCGCAGGTCAGAGCGTGGCCTCCAGGGTGGGGCGCACCGGAGATTTAATCGGTTGCCCCACCCTCCGAATTAGGTATTATGGAACCAGTTAGGAAGGGTTGGCCCCCTACCGGACACGCCGAAAGTTCGTCACCAGAAGGGAAGCCCCAAGTGGCTCACGAAATCGAGCAGTTCACCGACGGCACCGCCGCTTTTGCCTCCGCCAACACGAGCGCATGGCACAAGCTCGGCACCGTTACCGACGGCGCGATGACCGCCGAGGAGGCCATGCGCATCGCGTCTCTGTCCGGGTGGAACGTGCGGCTCCTCCCCCTGACCGCGACCGAGATCACGGCCGAGGGAACCACGCCGGTGGAGGTCGCGCAGCACTTCGCGACCGCGCGCACGCACCCGAAGACCGGCCGCACGCAGACGCTCGGAGTGGTCGGCAGCGACTACCACCCCGTGCAGAACGAGGAACACGCCGAGTTCCTCAACCTTCTGGCCGACGAGTCCGGCGCGCACTTCGAGACCGCCGGATCGCTCAAGGACGGCCGTCAGGTGTTCCTGACCATGAAGATGCCGCAGACCCTCACGATCGGCGGGAACGACGACGTAGACCTTTACATCGCGGCGTTCAACAGCCACGACGGAGGCAGCGCGTTCCGCATCGTGGTGACGCCGGTCCGGGTGGTGTGCGCGAACACCATGCGCGCGGCCATCCACGGGGCCCGGTCCTCGTTCGTGGTGCGACACACCGCCGGAGCCAAGGCCCGTATCGCGCAGGCCCGTTCCGCCCTCGGTCTGACGTTCCGGTACGCCGAGGAGTTCGAGCAGGCCGCACAGCGCATGATCGACGCCGAGATGACGCTCAACGAGCTGAAGTCTGTGGTGGACGAGCTGTGGCCGGTCAAGGACAGCGACCACGCCCGCACCAAGACCAACCAGCGCCAGCGGTGGGGGGCGATCTCGAACCTGTTCGAGCACGCCGACACCCAGGCCGGTATCCGGGGCACGCGGTGGGCCGGGTACAACGCGCTCACCGAGTACGCCAACCACGTCGCCCCGGCCCGGGGCAAGTCCGACGCCGACAAGGCCGCAGCCCGCGCCGAGCGGGTCATCAGCGGAGCGGCGAACGACCTGATGGAGAAGGCATTCGCCCTCACCACGGTCTGACCCCCTGAACACCGGGCGGGCACCCCAACTCCCCCACGGGTGCCCGCCCGGCCCCCCACAGGCCCGCAGAGGCCGCCCCGCCCGAGCGCGGAGCGCTCAACCCCGCCTCAGGAGCGCGGAGCGCACCCCGCCGGCCCCTGCCGCGTAGCGGCAGCGCATCGCGTCTGCGGAGCAGCCCGCGCGCCAAGAACACGTCCGCTGTTTCCTGCGCCCAGGCCGCGCCGACGGACGCCCAGCAGCTCGACACCCACCGCCCACCCACCGCCCTGCGGAAGGCCATTCATGCCCACCTGGAAATGGAAGATCAAAGGCATCGTCGACGACATCACCGAGTGCGGTTGCTGCGGCCGCCGCGGACTCAAGCGCACGGTCGCGATGATGCCGCTGGACGCCGACGGGAACGAAGACGGCACCGCCGAAGACGTCGTGTACTACGGCACGTCGTGCGCCGCTACCGCGCTGAGCTGGACGCAGGGCAAGGTGACCAACACCGCGCGCGCCGCCCAGGCCGAGCGGGACCAGCGGGACGCCTACGCGCGCCGGATGCTCAGCATCTACGCCCCGGTGGAGTTCGCCCCCGTACGCGACAAGGCCCGCGTCTACTACGGCCGCAACCAGCACCAGCGGGACACGGGCGTGAAGGCGACCGAGGAAGTGGCGAAGCTGCTGGCCCAGGCCCGCGCCACGCTGGCCGACACCACCACCGGCCCGGCCCGCCCAGCGCGGATCGAGGACTTCCGCCGCTACGTCGTGATCTTCACCAGCGACGACCGGATCTCCCTCGTGCGACGCGTGCCGGAGGAGGAGGCCGAGGGTCAGGAGCAGGCCGCCGCGGCGCAGCGCCGCGCCGACGAGATCCGGGGCAGGCTGCTGGTCGTGGCCGCCCTGGACGCCGAGTCCGCGCGCGACGTTGCGTACTCCGACGACCTGACCCGCGAGTGGAACGCGAAGGTCTGGCAGGCCGCCCGTGCCTGAGACCGCCCCTGCGCCCCTGTTGATCATCGGTAGCCGCGTCACCTACCACGGCAGCATCACCGAGATGCACGACCGCCCCCTGTATCTCCTGCCGTGCATGTGGTTCGGACACTGCGACGCCTGCTGGGAGCAGGACGACGAGTTCGGCGAGCGCCACCCGGAGGAGAGGGACCACTTCATGGCGGTCGACCTCACCACCGACCGCCGCTTGCACCACGCCCGCCGAGCACACCTGGCCCCGATCCCGCACGAGTGGCCCGAGGACGCCGTGCCGTTCAACATCAACGGCTACCGGTACGCCGCCGCGTACACCACGGCAGGCGGAAGCGACCGGGCCCGGACGGTGCACTTCTACACCGCCGAGGACTTCATGGGGCGCACGTGGTGCCACTTCCGGGAGCCCGCGCCCGACATCCGCCGCCTGGACGAGCTGGGCCGCCGCCGCCCCATCTGACCAGTGCCCGCGCGCCACGGCGTGCGGGCACCCCCTCCCGCCCCGCAGCCGGCCCCCATCCGTCGCCCCGCTGGAGTCACCGTGACGAACCCGCAGCCCGACCAGCCCGCCCGCGCCGACCGCCGCACCCTGCCCTACCCCGGAGACGAAGCGATCACCGCCGCCCGCCACCGCGCGCACCAGGCATTCGCCCAGCTCTTCACCGCCCTGGGGGCCGGACGTCACCGCCTGCACTACGCCGCATTGGACGTCGACGGCCGGTACGCCCTGGCCAGCGTCACCGTCGACGTCACGACCGCCCCCGCATGGCATCTGGACGCCGACCCGGACGAGTTCACCGCCATCGAGGCCGCCGTGACGGCCGCCCTGGAAGGCAGCTGCACCGTCCTGGCCACTCTGATCGTGCAGAGCGCCCGGGAGCCGATCCCAGCCGTCTGCGGATGGCGCATCGAGCGCGGATGGCTGCACGCCATGAACCCAGTCACCGTGTACGCCGCCGTGCGGCCCTGCGCGAGCAGCTCGGCACCCGTCGCCCGCGTC
Protein-coding sequences here:
- a CDS encoding sensor histidine kinase, which produces MTSEQARHQGRPGALGAHDDWRPTGPQPLTRHFQRLTQKARDLDRRRPFVWDLLVTGFYVTAALIDSLSGGWERVTEYPTLPGWLVVTISLGLTLPLLWRRTHPFAVIVTMFPFAVVNTWTGAFFQASMLLLLALFHVALRTRLRTLLWSYALTVQPFVVGGLRFPAEQGFDQNVVPTAMSLALAAAVGIAVRSRKEYLASLIERARQAEVERDQQLRLAASAERARIAREMHDIIGHNLSVITGLADGGRYAATKNPARAAEALTAIATTSRQALSELRRLLDVLRDEPENDPNGKEPAPPAELTPQPTLTDLDNLITGVRSAGLPVHTTIHGTSTLSPGRQLTVYRIIQEALTNTLKHAGPGATAELVMSYEAAGAVSLTITDTSRSTPTSPSPSNRGRGLPGMRERTALYNGTLETGPLPHPERGWRVHLHLPEETPQ
- a CDS encoding DUF932 domain-containing protein, whose protein sequence is MAHEIEQFTDGTAAFASANTSAWHKLGTVTDGAMTAEEAMRIASLSGWNVRLLPLTATEITAEGTTPVEVAQHFATARTHPKTGRTQTLGVVGSDYHPVQNEEHAEFLNLLADESGAHFETAGSLKDGRQVFLTMKMPQTLTIGGNDDVDLYIAAFNSHDGGSAFRIVVTPVRVVCANTMRAAIHGARSSFVVRHTAGAKARIAQARSALGLTFRYAEEFEQAAQRMIDAEMTLNELKSVVDELWPVKDSDHARTKTNQRQRWGAISNLFEHADTQAGIRGTRWAGYNALTEYANHVAPARGKSDADKAAARAERVISGAANDLMEKAFALTTV
- a CDS encoding response regulator, giving the protein MTTVLIVDDQPLQRLGFRMLLESQDDMTVLGEAPGGSEAVRMTAELHPDVVLMDVRMPGLDGIEATRRIVSSGDRTRVLILTTFDLDEYAYAGLRAGASGFLVKDAEPEDLLSGIRAVATGDAVVAPSLTRRLLDAYAHHLPAPGEPAEPSRPDSRLSSLTDRELEILTVIGKGWTNTEIAARLHLAESTVKTHVSRILAKTGSRDRIQAVILAYDTKLVEPS